The Pseudoxanthomonas suwonensis sequence GAGCGCCTGCAGCAGATCTGCGACCAGTACTCCACCGCTTCGGCGCGGCCGGGAGGGCTGGTCCATGGCTGACGCCTTCGCCTGGTTCCGCCAGCGCTTTTCCCATCGCCCCGACAGCGAGCACGGGCAGGCGCTGGTCCGGATCATCCTGATCCTGCTGATCCTGTGCTACGTGCTGCTGCCCTCGTCGCGCGCCGGCCTGGATCCGGGGCAATACCGCGACGTGCTGGTGATCGTGCTGTCCGGCCTGAGCCTGAGCCTGGGCATCTTCGCCTGGCTGCTGGCGCGGCCGGGACGCTCGGACGTGCGCCGGATCGTCGGCATGCTGGCCGACTACGGGCTGATGGCCGCGGGCATGATCCGCATGGGCGAGCCGCTGGCCTGGGTCTACGTGGTGCTGATGTGGGTGACCGTCGGCAACGGCCTGCGCTACGGCAACCGCTACCTGCACCTGGCCGTGGCGATGGCGCTGGCCAGCTTCGGCAGCGTGCTGCTGTTCAACGATTACTGGCGGCAGCCGCAGGTCCAGGGCCTGGGCATCGGCCTGCTGGTCGGCCTGGCGGCGGTGCCGCTGTACCTGTCGAGCCTGCTCAGGCAGCTGACCCGCGCCACCGAGGAAGCGCGGCGCGCGAGCGAGGCCAAGAGCCGTTTCCTGGCCAACATGAGCCACGAGTTCCGCACCCCGCTCAACGGCCTGGCCGGCATGTCCGAACTGCTGGCCACCACCCGCCTGGACGACGAGCAGCGCGAGTGCGTGCGCACCATCCAGGCCTCGACCCGCTCGCTGATGGCGCTGGTCGAGGACGTGCTGGACATCTCGGCGATCGAGGCCGGCAAGCTCAAGCTCAACCTCGAGGACTTCTCGCCGCGCGAGCTGGTGTCCAGCATCGGCCTGATCCTGCAGCCGCAGGCGCGGGCCAAGAACCTCGACTACCTGGTGGTGATCGGCGAGGACGTGCCCGAGACGCTCAACGGCGACGCCGGCCACGTGCGCCAGGTGCTGCTGAACCTGGTCGGCAACGCGGTCAAGTTCACCGACCAGGGCCGGGTCCGGGTCGACGTCGAGGTGGCCGCCGCCACCGCGGACGACACCCGCGCCCGCCTGCGCTTCACGGTCACCGATACCGGCATCGGCATCCCGGCGAAGATGCGCGGGCGCCTGTTCGAGGCCTTCGAGCAGGCCGACGCCGGCCTGGCCCGCCGCTACGGCGGCACCGGCCTGGGTACGACCATCGCCAAGGGCCTGGCCGAGGCGATGGGTGGGCGGATCGGTTTCGAGAGCATGGAAGGCCGCGGCAGCCGGTTCTGGGTCGAGCTCCCGTTCGCCGGCCCCAGCCAGCGGCCGCTGCGCCCGGTCACCGCGTCGGTGACCGAGGTGGAGGGCGAGACCGCGCTGCGCGACGCCGGCGGCAACGTCATCGCCTTCGCCGACCCGTTCCTGCGCCACCGCGCCCGCGTGCGCAGCATGACCCTGCTGGTGGCCGACGACTACGAGGCCAACCGCATGGTCCTGCAGCGCCTGCTGCAGAAGGCCGGCCACCGCGTCACCTCGGTCGATGGCGGCGAGGAGGTGCTCGACGCGATGGCCGCCAGCGAGTACGACGCGGTGATCGTCGACCTGCACATGCCCGGGGTCAGCGGCCTGGACCTGCTCAAGCAGCTGCGGGTGATGCAGGCCGGCGGCGGCCAGCGGACCCCGGTGGTCGTGCTCAGCGCCGACGTGACCCCCGAATCGATCCAGCGCTGCGAGCAGGCCGGCGCCTATGCGTTCCTGGCCAAGCCGGTAGCGGCCGCAAAGCTGCTGGAGACGCTGTCGGACATCGCCGCGCACCGCGGCCGCCGCAGTGCCGCGCTGCCGCCGCGCCAGGGTGGCGCCGACGCGTCCAACGGCGTGCTCGACAGCTCGGTGCTGGACGAACTGGCGGCGATGGGCATGGGCGAGGAGTTCGAGCGCGAGTTCATCGCCCACTGCCTGGCCGACGCCGACGGCTGCATCGGCGCCATGCAGCACGCCGCCGAGGCGGCCGACTGGGCACGCCTGCGCGACCATGCCCACGCGATCAAGGGCGTGGCCGCGAACATGGGCCTGGTCCGGGTGGCCGAGCAGGGCAGCGAGCTGATGCGGCTGGCCGACTGGCAGATCCGCAACGAATGGCGGCAGCGGATCGCGATGCTCAACGCCGCCCTGACCCAGGGCCGCGACGCGCTGATGGCGCGCCAGCAGGCCCGCGGCGTGCGCGACGGCGGCGGCGAACCCGGCTAGCTGCAAACTGCGCCTGCGGCGGCCTGGCCGGCCACCATGCTGTGGGCAAGAGCCTCGCTTCGGCTGGGGGCCGCCGTCCCCTCGGGGTATGGCTTACCCCTCGGTCGGACATCCTGTCCTCAACTCGGGGCCGTGGCACATCCCTGTGCCACTTGCGCCATACCCCGAGGGGACGGCGTCCTCGGGCGGCTTCCAGATCATGGCTTCCATTGGGTGGCGTAGAAGCACCAGGCCAAGGCCCCATTGCTCCGCGACCGGAGCCTAGCGTGCGGGCGTCGAACAGCGAGGACGCTGGCTGTGCCGACGGCGTCGGGTCGCCGGCTGAACCCGGCTCCTACAACAGCTGCGGCGCCGCCGCTCTCCTGTAGGAGCTGACTTCAGTCGGCGACACGGGCGTCGGAATCATGAAGGCGTCGCCTGTGCCGGCGGCGTCGCGTCGCGGGCAAGCCCGGCTCCTACAAGAGCCGGGATCGCAACGCGCGATGGTCACCTGGCGGTAAACGAAGCCACGACCTGGAAGCGCCCCGAAGACGTGGCAGGCCGGGTGTGTTGCGGCAGCGGCCAGAGATGGCCGCGTCGGCGAGTCGGCACATGGATGTGCCGCCGAGACGACCGCAACACACCCGGCCTGCCGCGGCTCAGCCCGAAGCCAGCCACACCAATTGCTCTTGCCGTTGCCTTTGTTCGACGCGGCGCGGGTCCATCCCCGGATCGTCGCAGTACCCCAGAAAAGCGAAGGCCCGGCATCCTGCCGGGCCCGATCTGCCCCCTGACGCCGGCGGCTCGAACTGGCCGCCTTAGGCGATCGATCAGGCGGCTTCCGAACTGGCCCTGCGGGCCTGGGCGCGCACGATGCGCTCCATCGTCCGCAGCGACTTGTCGCCCAGCGCCAGCGCGGTGTCGACCCAGACCTCGGTGATGCCCATCAACTCGTCGTAGCTGACCGGCTGGCCGATCCGGCGCACGGCGTTCATTGCCAGGTGCGAGTGCGGGGCGCGCTGCTGCTGGCGGATCAGGTCCTGCACCGCCGACTCGCCCTGGCCCTTGGGCACCAGCACGTCGACCACGCCCAGGCGGTACATCTCCTCGCTGCTGTAGACCTCGCCGCTGAGGATCATCTTCTCGGCCTGGCGCGCGGTCACGCGCTTGCACAGGAACGAGTAGGCGCCCATGCCCGGGAACAGGCCGAACAGCACTTCCGGCAGGCCCATGCCGACGCCTTCCTCGGCGACGATGGTGTGGCAGGCCAGGGCCATCTCCAGGCCGCCGCCCAGCGCGTCGCCCTGGATCAGGGCCACGGTGTGCATGTCGCCGCCGAAGCCGGTGTGGACGTGGTGCACGCCCTCGACGCAACGGCGGGCGTAGGCCAGCAGACGCTCGCGGTTGCCCTCGCGGATCAGGCGGCCGAACAGTTCCAGGTCGCCGCCGAGGTTGTAGGCCGAGGCGGCCGAGGCGAGCACGAAGTGGCGAAGGCGTCCCTGCTGGCGCTGCGACTCGCGCAGGGTGATCGAGCTCATGTAGCTCCACATGTCCTCGAGCATCTCGAACCGGCAACACGGGCGCGCGCCCTGGCTGGCGTCGGCGTGCATGTACAGCCAGTGGGCGCTGCCATCCGGCGGGGTCTGCACGCGGATGGTGGGATAGGAATGGGTGCGCTGCAGCTTCTCGATGTTGCTCATGGCGTCTTCTCCGGGGGCGGCTGGCCTGCCGGCATGACCCGGCAGGCGGGGGATGTTGCCGGACCATGCTACACCTGAACGGAGAATTAAAAGCACCTGGCCGGTTGGTCCGGAAATCCGCGTGGCGGATTGTTAAAAGGCGACATGACCGGGCCCGGTCCAGGAGGCCGGGCGGGGGTGATCCCCGGGAAGGGCGGCGGGCGCGGCGTGTCATGCCCCCGTGGGGAGAAGGTGCCGCGGAAAACCACGGCCCCGGCGTGTCCGGGGCAGGGCCTGGCCGCCTCAGTGCGCGGCGTCGCCCGTCGTGGCGGCCGGCTTGGAGTCGCGCAGCTCCTTGCGCAGGATCTTGCCGACGTTGGTCTTCGGCAGCTCGGTGCGGAACTCGATCTGGCGCGGCTGCTTGTAGCCGGTCAGCGCGTCCCGGCAGTAGGCCTTGATCTGCTCGGCGGTCAGCGCCGGGTCCTTCTTCACCACGAACAGCTTGACCGCCTCGCCGGAACGCTCGTCCGGCACGCCGACCGCCGCGACCTCCAGCACCCCGGGCATCGCGGCGACCACGTCCTCGACCTCGTTCGGGTACACGTTGAAGCCCGAGACCAGGATCATGTCCTTCTTGCGGTCGACGATGTAGACGAAGCCCTGCTCGTCGATCCGGGCCATGTCGCCGGTGTGCAGCCAGCCGTCGGCGTCGATCACCTTGGCCGTCTCCTCCGGCTTCTGCCAGTAGCCCTTCATCACCTGCGGGCCCTTCACGCACAGCTCGCCGATCTCGCCGGTCGGCAGCACGTTGCCGTCGTCGTCCTTGACGCACACGTCGGTGGACGGGATCGGCAGGCCGATCGAGCCGTTGAACTCGGCGATGTCCAGCGGGTTGATGCACGCCGCCGGCGAGGTCTCGGTCAGGCCGTAGGCCTCGACCAGGGTAACGCCGGTGACCTGCTTCCAGCGTTCGGCCACCGCGCGCTGCACCGCCATGCCGCCGCCCAGGGTCACCTTCAGCGCGGAGAAGTCGACCTCGCTGAAGCCGGGGGTGTTGAGCAGGCCGTTGAACAGGGTGTTGACGCCGGTGATCGCGGTGAAGCGCGCACCCTTGAGCTCCTTGACGAAGCCGGGCATGTCGCGCGGGTTGGTGATCAGGTGGTTGAGGCCGCCCAGTTCCATGAACACCAGGCCGTTCGCGGTCAGCGCGAAGATGTGGTACAGCGGCAGCGCGGTGATGATCACTTCCTTGCCGCGCTCGAGCTTGTTGGCGCCCAGCCAGGCCGAGGCCTGCTGCATGTTCGCCACCAGGTTGCGGTGGGTGAGCATCGCGCCCTTGGCCACGCCGGTGGTGCCGCCGGTGTATTGCAGGAAGGCGATGTCGCCCGGGTCGATGTCCACCTGCGGCAGCGCGTGGCGCTTGCCGATGTCCAGCGCCTCGCGGAAGCGCACCGCGCCGGGGATGTCGTAGTCCGGCACCATCTTCTTCACGTACTTGAGCACGAAGTTGACGATGGCGCCCTTGGGGAAACCGATCATGTCGCCCAGGCCGGTGGTGATCACCTGCTTGAGCGGGGTGTCGGCCAGCACTTCCTGCACGGTGTGGCCGAAGTTGTCGACCACCACGATCGCGGCGGCGCCGGCGTCCACCAGCTGGTGCTTGAGCTCGCGCGCGGTGTACAGCGGGTTGACGTTGACCACGGTCAGGCCGGCGCGCAGCACGCCGAAGGTGGCGATCGGGTACTGCAGGCAGTTGGGCATCATCAGCGCCACGCGATCGCCCTTCTTCAGGCCCAGCTCGCCGAGCAGGTAGGCGGCGAACTGCGTGCTGAGCGCGTCGACTTCGGCGTAGGTCAGGGTCTTGCCGAAGTTGCGGTAGGCGGGATGGTCGCCGTACTTGGAGACGGAGGCGGCGAACACCGCCGATATGGAGCGGTATTCGTCCGGATCGATGTCGGCGGGCACACCCTGCGGATAGCTTTTCAGCCAAGGACGATCCGGATTCATTGCGCCTCCTCCCGAGGTGGTGTGCTTGCTGGCGATCCCGGCAGTCTCGACATTCCGCTGCCGTGGATGGGAGCATACCGTCCCGGATGGAAAAGGCGAAGCCATGACGTACGGATTCGGCGTTTTCAAGGTGCGATACGTGGCCGGCTGCCTGCTGGCCCTGCTGCTGCTGCTCGGCGGCTGCAGCCGCACGCCGCCGGAGCAGCGGCTGCGCGAGCAGCTGGCGTCCATGCAGGAGGCGCTGGAGCAGCGCCAGGCGTCGGCGTTCATGGACGGGGTCGCGGCCGATTTCGCGGGCGATGGCGGCATGGATCGTGCTGCGTTGCAGCAGATCGTGCGCGCGCAGGTGCTGGCCAATGCGCGGATCGGGCTGACGCTTGGCCCGGCCGAGATCGAGGTCAGGGGCGAGCGGGCGACGGTGCGCTTCAGCGCGGTCGCCACCGGTGGCGGCGGGCGCTTCCTGCCCGACCGCGCGCAGGCCTGGGACGTGACCAGCGGCTGGCGCGACGAGGACGGGCAGTGGCGGCTGTACTACGCGGAGTGGACGCCGTTGTAGGAGCGGGCATGACCGCGACACGACGCCCTCGGCACAGGCGACGCCCCCGTGATTCCGACGCCCGTGTCGCCAGCAAGCTGTGCTCCTACAAGTAGAGTCACCGGTAAACAGTTTCTCTGTGGAAGCATCGGCGCAGTGGTTTTTGTAGGAGCCGGGTTCAGCCGGCGACACGACGCCCTCGGCACAGGCGACGCCCTCCGTGATCCCGACGCCCGTGTCGCCCACTGAAGTGAGCTCCTACAACAGGCCGCCGTGGCGGGTGAGGATGCACCGTTTGCGCGGCACTGCCGCGCGGTGCGCCCGAACGCCCCGCGCTGCGTGGGGCTGGGCTTCCGCCCGATCCGCAGCCTATGCGGCCTTTCTGGCGGCGAGTTGCCGGAGTACGTACTGCAACAGGCCGCCGTGGTGGGTGAGGATGCACCGTTTGCGCGGCACTGCCGCGCGGTGCGCCCGAACGCCCCGCGCGCTGCGCGGGGCGGGGCTTCCGCCCGTTCCGGAGCCTATGCAGCCTTTCTGGCGGCGAGCTGGCGGAGCACGTATTGCAACAGGCCGCCATGGCGGAAGTACTCCACCTCCTTCGGTGTCAGCAACAGTACGTGCGCCTGGAACTCGATCACGCGGCCGTCGGCCTTGCGCGCGGTGACCGTGGCGCTCCTGCTGGCGCCGTCGGCCAGGCCGGCGATGGCGTAGACCTCGGTGCCGTCCAGGCCCAGCGACTGCGCGCTTTCCCCGTCCCTGAACTGCAGCGGCAGCACGCCCATGCCGACCAGGTTGGAACGGTGGATGCGCTCGAAGCTCTCGGCGATCACCGCCTTGACCCCGAGCAGGTTGGTGCCCTTGGCCGCCCAGTCGCGCGAGGAACCGGTGCCGTATTCCTTGCCGGCGATCACCAGCAGCGGGGTGCCGTCGGCCTTGTAGCGCATCGCCGCGTCGTAGATCGACATCTTCTCCGGCCCGCTCCCGTCAGCTGCGGGCACGCCGAAGTACAGAGTGTTGCCGCCTTCCTCGCCGCCGAAGAAAAGGTTCTTGATCCGGATGTTGGCGAAGGTGCCGCGGACCATCACGTCGTCGTTGCCGCGGCGGCTGCCGTAGCTGTTGAAGTCGACCGGCTGCACGCCGCGCGACTGCAGGAAGCGGCCGGCCGGCGAGTCCTTCTTGATGTTGCCGGCCGGGGAGATGTGGTCGGTGGTGATCGAGTCGCCGAACAGGCCCAGCACGCGCGCGCCGTGGATGTCGTCGATGCCGCCCACGGCCATGGTCATGCCCTCGAAGTAGGGCGGGTTCTTGATATAGGTCGAGGCATCGTCCCAGACGTACAGCTCGCCGTCGGGCGAGTCGATCGTGTTCCAGCGGGTGTCGCCCTTGAACACGTCGGCGTAGTTCTGCTTGAACATCTCCGGGCCGATGGTGGCGGCGATGACGTCGCCGATCTCCTTGCTGCTGGGCCAGATGTCGCGCAGGAACACCGGCTGGCCGCCGCGGTCCGTGCCCAGCGGCTCGGTGGTCAGGTCGATGTCGGTGGTGCCGGCCAGCGCATAGGCGACGACCAGGGGAGGGGAAGCGAGGTAGTTCATCTTCACTTCGGGGTGCACGCGGCCCTCGAAGTTGCGGTTGCCCGACAGCACCGAGGTCACCACCAGGTCGCCGGCGGCGATGCCCGCGCTGACCTCGACCGGCAGCGGCCCGGAGTTGCCGATGCAGGTGGTGCAGCCGTAGCCGACGATGTAGAAGCCGACCTTCTCCAGCTCCTTCAGCAGGCCGGCCTTTTCGAGATAGTCGGTGACCACCCGCGAGCCCGGGCCGAGCGAGGTCTTCACCCACGGCTTGCGGTCCAGGCCCCTGGCCGCGGCGTTGCGCGCCAGCAGGCCGGCGCCGACCATCACCGCCGGGTTGGAGGTGTTGGTGCAGGAGGTGATCGCGGCGATCACCACCGCGCCGTCCTTGAGCTTGACCGGCTGGCCGTCGAGCTCGACGTGGGCCACGCCCTTGAGCAGGGCCTCGTTGCCGACCGCGGCCGCGCCGCCCTCGGCGATGAAATCGGCTACCTCCGGAGTGCGCCTGTCGCGGTTGGCGGTGAGCGGGGCGACGTTCTCGCGGTAGTTCTGCTTCATGTCGCCCAGCAGCACGCGGTCCTGCGGGCGCTTGGGGCCGGCCAGCGATGGTTTCACATCACCCATGTCCAGGTGCAGGGTGGCGCTGTACTCGGCCTGCGGGCTACCCGGCTCGTGCCACAGGCCCTGGGCCTTCGCATAGGCCTCGACCAGCGCGATCTGTTCCTCGCTGCGGCCGGACAGGCGCAGGTACGTCAGCGATTCGGCGTCGATCGGGAAGATGCCGCAGGTGGCGCCGTATTCCGGCGCCATGTTGCCGATGGTGGCGCGGTCGGCCAGCGGCAGGTGCTGCAGGCCGTCGCCGTAGAACTCGACGAACTTGCCGACCACCCCGTGCTTGCGCAGCATCTGGGTGACGGTCAGGACCAGGTCGGTGGCGGTGGCGCCCTCGGGCAGGCGGCCGGTCAGCTCGAAGCCGACCACCTGCGGGATCAGCATCGAGGATGGCTGGCCGAGCATCGCCGCCTCGGCCTCGATCCCGCCCACGCCCCAGCCGAGCACGCCGATGCCGTTGATCATGGTGGTGTGCGAGTCGGTGCCGAACACGGTGTCCGGGTAGGCCCAGGCTTCGCCATTCTTCTCTGCGGTCATCACCACCCGGGCCAGGTTCTCCAGGTTCACCTGGTGGACGATGCCGGTATTGGGCGGCACCACCTTGAAGTCGGAGAACGCCTTCTGGCCCCAGCGCAGGAAGGCGTAGCGCTCGCGGTTGCGCTCGAACTCGATGCGGCCGTTGATGTCCAGCGCGTCGGCCGTGCCGAACACGTCCACCTGCACCGAGTGGTCGATCACCAGTTCGGAAGGGATCAACGGGTTGATCTGCTCGGGGCTGCCGCCCAGCCGCACCACCGCGTCGCGCATCGCCGCCAGGTCGACCACGCAGGGCACGCCGGTAAAGTCCTGCAGGACCACGCGCGCGGGCATGAACGCGATCTCGGTGTCCGGCTCGGCCTTCGGGTCCCAGGTCGCCACCGCCTCGATGTGCTCCGGCAGCACCGTGACCCCGTCCTCGTGCCGGAGCAGGTTCTCCAGCAGGATCTTCATCGAGTAGGGGAGGCGGGCCAGGTCGTGGCGCTGGCCCAGCTTGGGCAGGCTGGCGTAGGCGTAGCTCTTGCCGCCGACGTCCAGGCGGCTGCGGGTGGCGAAGGAATCGCGCATGGGCGGGCTCCTGTGGCTTTGACGCCGCCAATCCCGGCGGCGGGAAGGGATCACCGCATTATCCCCGCCATTCAATGACAGGGCCGTCGCCTCGGCAATACGCCCTTCGGGGAGGTCGCCGGGCCGCGCTGCAGCCTGGCCATTGTCGGCCGGAATCGCCATGCCGGTTTGAGTATGCATGGAAAAGTATGTATCATTCCGCCATACCGTCCGCGGAGGAAATCCCATGGAAGCCACCGTTGCCGAGCGCGGGCAGATCACCCTGCCCAAGGCCGTACGCGACGCCCTGGGCCTGACCAAGGGCACCCTGCTCAAGGTCGAGCTGGAGGGCGGGCGCATCATCCTGCGCAAGGATGTCAGCAAGGCGCTGCGCGAAGTGCGCGGCAAGTACAAGCTGGTCGACGGAATGACCCGCACCGACGAGGCCATGCGCGCCATCCGCGGCCGTGCGCCGGGGGATCCACTCGATGTGTGAGTCCGGGCACCGCCGCCTTGCCCGTATCCGGAAGCCCGGGCGATGATCGCCCTGGATTCCTCCGTCCTGATCGACATCCTGATCGGCGACGACGTGTTCGCCGAGGCGTCCGAGGCCTGCGTGGGCGAGGCGCTGGTGCACGACGACGTGGTCGTCTGCGAGGCGGTGGTCGCCGAGGTCCAGGCCATGCTCGATACCTCGGTCAGCCTGATGGACCTGCTGGCGCCACTGGGCATCCGCTACCAGCCGCTCGGCGAGGCCGCGGCGATGCGCGCCGGGCACATGAACAAGCGCTTCCGCACCCGCGGCGGCCGCCGCGAGCGGGTCGTCGCGGATTTCCTGGTCGGCGCCCACGCCATGCTCCAGTGCAACGCGCTGATCACCCGCGATGACGCCTTCTACCGCGACTACTTCAAGGGCCTGAAGCTGATCGTGCCCAAGGCCTGAGTCCACGTTCCGATATCCGCCTTTCCATAAGCACCACCCGGAGAACCCCCCATGCTGGAAGCCTACCGCCACCACGCCGCCGAACGCGCCGCCCTCGGCATCCCGCCGCTGCCGCTGAGCGCGCAGCAGACCGCCGAGGTCATCGAACTGCTGAAGGCTCCCCCGGCCGGCGAGGAACAGTTCCTGGTCGACCTGATCACGAACCGCGTGCCCGCGGGCGTGGACGACGCGGCCAAGGTCAAGGCCTCGTACCTGGCCGCGCTGGCCTTCGGCACCGAGGACAACCCGCTGATCAGCCGCGAGCGCGCCACCGAACTGCTGGGCACCATGCTCGGCGGCTACAACGTGCACCCGCTGATCGAACTGCTGGACGACGCCGTGGTCGGCGCGATCGCCGCCGAGGGCCTGAAGAAGACCCTGCTGGTGTTCGACCAGTTCCACGACGTGGAGGAGAAGGCACGCTCGGGCAATGCGCCCGGCAACGCCAATGCCCAGGCCGTGCTGCGCAGCTGGGCCGAGGCCGAGTGGTTCACCGGCCGTCCGGAAGTGCCGCAGAGCCTGACCATCACCGTGTTCAAGGTGCCCGGCGAGACCAACACCGACGACCTGTCGCCGGCCCCGGACGCCACCACCCGCCCCGACATCCCGCTGCACGCGCTGGCGATGCTGAAGAACAAGCGCGAAGGCGCGCCGTTCGTGCCGGAGGAAGACGGCAAGCGCGGCCCGGTCGCCGAGATCCTGAAGCTCAAGGACAAGGGCCACCTGGTCGCCTACGTCGGCGACGTGGTCGGTACCGGCTCTTCGCGCAAGTCCGCCACCAACTCGGTGCTTTGGTTCACCGGCGAGGACATCCCGTTCATCCCGAACAAGCGCTTCGGCGGCGTCTGCCTGGGCAGCAAGATCGCCCCGATCTTCTACAACACCATGGAAGACGCCGGCGCGCTGCCGATCGAGCTGGACGTGTCGCAGATGGAGCACGGCGACGTGGTCGAGCTGCGTCCGTACGAGGGCAAGGCGCTCAAGAACGGCGAGGTGATCGCACAGTTCCAGGTCAAGTCGGACGTGCTGTTCGACGAAGTGCGCGCCGGCGGCCGCATCCCGCTGATCATCGGCCGCGGCCTGACCGCCAAGGCGCGCGAGTCGCTGGGACTGCCGGCCTCGGACCTGTTCCGCCTGCCGCAGCAGCCGGCCGACAGCGGCAAGGGTTTCTCGCTGGCGCAGAAGATGGTCGGCCGCGCCTGCGGCCTGGCCGAAGGCCAGGGCGTGCGCCCGGGCACCTACTGCGAACCGAAGATGACCTCGGTCGGTTCGCAGGACACCACCGGCCCGATGACCCGCGACGAACTGAAGGACCTGGCCTGCCTGGGCTTCTCGGCCGACCTGGTGATGCAGTCGTTCTGCCACACCGCCGCCTATCCCAAGCCGGTGGACGTGAAGACCCACCACACCCTGCCGGAGTTCATCTCCACCCGCGGCGGCATCTCGCTGCGCCCGGGCGACGGCGTGATCCACAGCTGGCTCAACCGCATGCTGCTGCCCGACACCGTCGGCACCGGCGGCGACTCGCACACCCGCTTCCCGGTGGGCATCTCGTTCCCGGCCGGTTCGGGCCTGGTTGCCTTCGCCGCCGCGACGGGCGTGATGCCGCTGGACATGCCCGAGAGCGTGCTGGTCCGCTTCAAGGGCCAGATGCAGCCCGGCGTGACCCTGCGCGATCTGGTCAACGCGATCCCGCTGTACGCGATCAAGGCGGGCCTGCTGACCGTGGCCAAGCAGGGCAAGAAGAACATCTTCTCCGGCCGCATCCTCGAGATCGAAGGCCTGCCGCAGCTGAAGGTGGAGCAGGCGTTCGAGCTGTCCGACGCCTCGGCCGAGCGTTCGGCCGCCGGCTGCACCGTGCGCCTGGACAAGGAACCGATCATCGAATACCTCACCAGCAACATCACCCTGCTGAAGTGGATGATCGCCGAGGGCTACGCCGATCCGCGCTCGCTGGGCCGCCGGATCAAGAAGATGGAGGAGTGGCTGGCCGACCCGCAGCTGCTCGAGCCCGATGCCGACGCCGAGTACGCGGCGGTGATCGAGATCGACCTGGCCGACGTGCACGAGCCGATCGTGGCCTGCCCGAACGACCCGGACGACGTGAAGACCCTGTCCGACGTGGCCGGCGCCACCATCGACGAGGTGTTCATCGGTTCGTGCATGACCAACATCGGCCACTTCCGCGCCGCGGCCAAGCTGCTGGAAGGCAAGCGCGACATCCCGACCCGCCTGTGGGTCGCGCCGCCGACCAAGATGGACGCCAGCGAGCTGACCAAGGAAGGCCACTACGGCACCTTCGGCACCGCCGGCGCGCGCATGGAGATGCCGGGCTGCTCGCTGTGCATGGGCAACCAGGCCCAGGTGCGCGAGGGCGCCACCGTGTTCTCGACCTCGACCCGCAACTTCCCCAACCGCCTGGGCCGCAACTCCAACGTGTACCTGGGTTCGGCGGAGCTGGCGGCGATCTGCTCGCGCCTGGGCCGGATCCCGAGCAAGGCCGAGTACATGGCCGACATCGGCGTGATCAACGAGAAGGGCGCGGAGATCTACCGCTACATGAACTTCGACCAGATCCAGGAGTACCAGGACGTGGCGAACACCGTCGCGGCCTGATCGGCGCCACGCGGCAACCAGGAAACGCCCGGCACCGCCGGGCGTTTCCGTTTCAGGGGCCGACGCGCTGCTCCTGTAGGAGCCCAGC is a genomic window containing:
- the acnA gene encoding aconitate hydratase AcnA; this encodes MRDSFATRSRLDVGGKSYAYASLPKLGQRHDLARLPYSMKILLENLLRHEDGVTVLPEHIEAVATWDPKAEPDTEIAFMPARVVLQDFTGVPCVVDLAAMRDAVVRLGGSPEQINPLIPSELVIDHSVQVDVFGTADALDINGRIEFERNRERYAFLRWGQKAFSDFKVVPPNTGIVHQVNLENLARVVMTAEKNGEAWAYPDTVFGTDSHTTMINGIGVLGWGVGGIEAEAAMLGQPSSMLIPQVVGFELTGRLPEGATATDLVLTVTQMLRKHGVVGKFVEFYGDGLQHLPLADRATIGNMAPEYGATCGIFPIDAESLTYLRLSGRSEEQIALVEAYAKAQGLWHEPGSPQAEYSATLHLDMGDVKPSLAGPKRPQDRVLLGDMKQNYRENVAPLTANRDRRTPEVADFIAEGGAAAVGNEALLKGVAHVELDGQPVKLKDGAVVIAAITSCTNTSNPAVMVGAGLLARNAAARGLDRKPWVKTSLGPGSRVVTDYLEKAGLLKELEKVGFYIVGYGCTTCIGNSGPLPVEVSAGIAAGDLVVTSVLSGNRNFEGRVHPEVKMNYLASPPLVVAYALAGTTDIDLTTEPLGTDRGGQPVFLRDIWPSSKEIGDVIAATIGPEMFKQNYADVFKGDTRWNTIDSPDGELYVWDDASTYIKNPPYFEGMTMAVGGIDDIHGARVLGLFGDSITTDHISPAGNIKKDSPAGRFLQSRGVQPVDFNSYGSRRGNDDVMVRGTFANIRIKNLFFGGEEGGNTLYFGVPAADGSGPEKMSIYDAAMRYKADGTPLLVIAGKEYGTGSSRDWAAKGTNLLGVKAVIAESFERIHRSNLVGMGVLPLQFRDGESAQSLGLDGTEVYAIAGLADGASRSATVTARKADGRVIEFQAHVLLLTPKEVEYFRHGGLLQYVLRQLAARKAA
- a CDS encoding AbrB/MazE/SpoVT family DNA-binding domain-containing protein; this translates as MEATVAERGQITLPKAVRDALGLTKGTLLKVELEGGRIILRKDVSKALREVRGKYKLVDGMTRTDEAMRAIRGRAPGDPLDV
- a CDS encoding type II toxin-antitoxin system VapC family toxin, whose product is MIALDSSVLIDILIGDDVFAEASEACVGEALVHDDVVVCEAVVAEVQAMLDTSVSLMDLLAPLGIRYQPLGEAAAMRAGHMNKRFRTRGGRRERVVADFLVGAHAMLQCNALITRDDAFYRDYFKGLKLIVPKA
- the acnB gene encoding bifunctional aconitate hydratase 2/2-methylisocitrate dehydratase codes for the protein MLEAYRHHAAERAALGIPPLPLSAQQTAEVIELLKAPPAGEEQFLVDLITNRVPAGVDDAAKVKASYLAALAFGTEDNPLISRERATELLGTMLGGYNVHPLIELLDDAVVGAIAAEGLKKTLLVFDQFHDVEEKARSGNAPGNANAQAVLRSWAEAEWFTGRPEVPQSLTITVFKVPGETNTDDLSPAPDATTRPDIPLHALAMLKNKREGAPFVPEEDGKRGPVAEILKLKDKGHLVAYVGDVVGTGSSRKSATNSVLWFTGEDIPFIPNKRFGGVCLGSKIAPIFYNTMEDAGALPIELDVSQMEHGDVVELRPYEGKALKNGEVIAQFQVKSDVLFDEVRAGGRIPLIIGRGLTAKARESLGLPASDLFRLPQQPADSGKGFSLAQKMVGRACGLAEGQGVRPGTYCEPKMTSVGSQDTTGPMTRDELKDLACLGFSADLVMQSFCHTAAYPKPVDVKTHHTLPEFISTRGGISLRPGDGVIHSWLNRMLLPDTVGTGGDSHTRFPVGISFPAGSGLVAFAAATGVMPLDMPESVLVRFKGQMQPGVTLRDLVNAIPLYAIKAGLLTVAKQGKKNIFSGRILEIEGLPQLKVEQAFELSDASAERSAAGCTVRLDKEPIIEYLTSNITLLKWMIAEGYADPRSLGRRIKKMEEWLADPQLLEPDADAEYAAVIEIDLADVHEPIVACPNDPDDVKTLSDVAGATIDEVFIGSCMTNIGHFRAAAKLLEGKRDIPTRLWVAPPTKMDASELTKEGHYGTFGTAGARMEMPGCSLCMGNQAQVREGATVFSTSTRNFPNRLGRNSNVYLGSAELAAICSRLGRIPSKAEYMADIGVINEKGAEIYRYMNFDQIQEYQDVANTVAA